In a genomic window of Polyodon spathula isolate WHYD16114869_AA chromosome 21, ASM1765450v1, whole genome shotgun sequence:
- the LOC121296361 gene encoding 26S proteasome non-ATPase regulatory subunit 12, which translates to MADGLECADGKIVKMEVDYSATVEQRIPECEEMAKEGKLQEAIEKLLNLEKQTRTASDMISTSRILVAIVQMCYEAKDWDALNENVMLLSKRRSQLKQAVAKMVQECYTYVEKVTELPIKLRFIDTLRTVTAGKIYVEIERARLTKTLANIKEQSGEVKEAAAILQELQVETYGSMEKKEKTEFILEQMRLCLAVKDYIRTQIISKKINTKFFQEEGTEELKLKYYNLMIQVDQHEGSYLSICKHYRAIYDTPCIQEDSSKWQQALKSVVLYVILAPYDNEQSDLVHRINADKKLEDVPKYKELLKQFTTMELMRWAALVEDYGKELREGSPDSPATDVFDNTEEGEKRWKDLKNRVVEHNIRIMAKYYTRITMKRMAGLLDLSVDESEEFLSSLVVSKTIYSKVDRMAGIINFQRPKDPNDILNDWSHKLNSLMALVNKTTHLIAKEEMIHNLQ; encoded by the exons ATGGCCGATGGGTTGGAATGCGCGGACGGGAAGATTGTGAAGATGGAGGTGGATTACAGCGCCACGGTGGAGCAGCGCATCCCCGAGTGCGAGGAGATGGCAAAA GAAGGAAAACTTCAAGAAGCTATTGAAAAACTTTTAAACTTGGAAAAGCAGACCAGAACG GCCTCAGACATGATCTCCACCTCCAGGATTCTGGTTGCTATAGTGCAGATGTGCTACGAAGCCAAAGACTGGGACGCTCTGAACGAGAATGTAATGCTGCTGTCCAAGAGGAGAAGCCAGCTGAAACAG gcTGTTGCCAAGATGGTCCAGGAGTGCTACACCTATGTGGAGAAGGTGACAGAGCTGCCAATCAAGCTGCGATTCATTGACACGCTGCGCACCGTCACTGCAGGGAAG aTCTATGTAGAAATCGAGCGTGCCCGGCTGACAAAGACCCTGGCGAACATCAAGGAGCAGAGCGGAGAAGTGAAGGAGGCAGCTGCTATCCTGCAGGAGTTGCAG GTTGAGACCTACGGTTCAATGGAGAAAAAGGAAAAGACAGAGTTCATCTTGGAACAGATGAGGCTGTGTCTGGCTGTGAAGGACTACATCCGGACTCAGATCATCAGCAAGAAAATCAACACCAAGTTCTTCCAGGAGGAAGGCACCGAG gagCTGAAGCTTAAATATTACAATTTAATGATTCAAGTGGATCAGCATGAGGGATCCTACCTCTCGATCTGCAAACACTACCGTGCGATCTACGACACCCCCTGCATTCAAGAAGACAGCTCCAAATGGCAGCAG GCTCTGAAGAGTGTTGTTCTGTATGTGATCCTGGCTCCCTATGACAATGAGCAATCAGATCTGGTCCACAGGATAAACGCAGACAAAAAGTTGGAAGACGTTCCGAAGTACAA GGAGCTCCTGAAGCAGTTCACCACCATGGAGCTGATGCGCTGGGCTGCCCTGGTGGAGGACTATGGGAAGGAGCTGAGAGAGGGTTCTCCAGACAGCCCGGCGACGGACGTGTTTGATAACACAGAGGAGGGGGAGAAGAGATGGAAGGACCTGAAGAACAGGGTTGTGGAGCAT aatattagAATAATGGCAAAGTATTACACACGGATTACAATGAAGAGAATGGCTGGGCTGCTTGATCTTTCTGTTGAT GAATCCGAGGAGTTCCTCTCAAGCCTGGTAGTGAGTAAGACCATCTATTCAAAAGTGGACCGCATGGCTGGAATCATCAACTTCCAGAGGCCAAAGGACCCCAACGACATTCTCAACGACTGGTCCCATAAACTCAATTCACTGATGGCACTTGTTAACAAAACCACACACCTCATCGCCAAAGAGGAAATGATCCACAACCTGCAGTAG